DNA sequence from the bacterium genome:
ACGGCGGGATCGAAGAAGCGACAGGAAGCCGCTCCCATCACGCCGAACAGCGCATTCATCATGATCTTGATCGCCAGGTCAGCGTGGCGATCGCCGCGCCTTTTCGCGCGTGCTCGACGCTTCAAGAATCCCTCGAGGATCTCCGGCAAGATCGCCTCCGTACGGGAGAATGCCGCCCCGTTGGGGGCCCGAATCGGACGTTCGCCTGGCTGCGCGTGGGCCAGCGGATCCAGGTTGAACGTGCGCATCAGGCTGGGATAGAGGCTGCGGAAATCGTAGACCGCCACGTTCTCATAGAGCCCCGCCTGCGAGTCCATGACCGCCCCACCCTGAACGCGCGCGCTCTTGCGCTCGCGATCCACAGAAGGCGCCACATAACCGTGCGCTCGCAACCTGGGCAAGTAGAGCCGATCGAAGGAAGCGATGCTCGCACCCACGCGGTCCAGTTGCATGCCGCACAATCGACTGCGCTCGATCGCGAGATCGAGCAAGGCTTCCTGTTCCAGGATATCGAGTACGAGCTTTGCATCTTCGCGGTTGTATTCCACGAACGCGTCGCGTTCTTCCCGATACTGACGCTGGATCTCGGCGCCGCGATCGCCGTCGTGAGGCTGAATCAGTTTGCCGCGGCCCAGGAGGGTGCGCGCAGCGGTTTCCAACGAGAAGTCCTCCAGTGAAATGAACGCGTCGCGCACCAGATTCATGCCGTCGAGGACGATGCGCCCGGGAATATCGGCTCGAGATTGTCGCGTGTAGGAACCGTCGCGCTGCAAGTCGATCGGACCGGGGATGCGTCCCACATCGAAACGGATGTGCTTTGCCCGCGCCCGAGTCGCGAGTACGCGCAGATCGAAATCGACGACATTCCAGCCGGTGATCACATCGGGATCGATTCGGCGCACACTCTCGGCCGCTCGGCTCAGCAGTTCCGCCTCATCGCTGCAGACCACGGCTGCTTCGACCGGCGTGTCCGATACGATGAGCACTTCATCGGCCCCCGCACCGACCAGCGCAACCGAATGCACGCGGCTTGCATCGGATGTGGTTTCGATATCGATCGAGAGCACCGAGAGTTCCGGCTGGACGTCCGCTGCGCGGATCTCTGGATTCAGGAAGCGCAACAACCCCCCGGCGAGAATCTCGGGTTCTCCCGCGATCTCTACGCCGACACCCACGCCTCGATCACACAAAAACCTGTAGGGGAAGCGGATATCGGCTTCATAAGCCTGCTGGCCCATGGATTCAATGCGCTCGCGCAGTCGCGGTATCTCTCCGGGCATGCGCGCGACCACGCGAGTCAGTGCTCGGCCGGAGAGCGAGCGCAGTTCTGTCGCTTCCAGGGTCACATCGTGTTCGCGTTCGAGCAGGTGCGCCGCCTCTTCGTGCACGAAGAAGTAGGGGCGAAAGCGCGTCTCCTCGATCAGGAAGACTTCTCCGCCGCTCAAGCGGCCGAAGAGCTGAATCACGGGAACTCGGCCGGTGCGCTTGGCACTGGTCGCGAACTCCCGGGTCGAAGCGATGCGTTGACCGGGATGCAGGATGAACCCGGTGTGGCTCATGTCCTCAGGATACACCTACGAGGCGTTCCGGACAGCTCCACCCCAGATCACGATTTGGGCTCGCCAAAGCCTCCGCCGCCGGGTGTTTCGATGCGTACGATGCCCCCCGCGGGAACCTCCAGGCTGGTCTTGCCCGGAAGCTCCGATTCGTCGCAGAGATTGCGGCCGGGAAGCCCCTCTCGGCCGCCTTTGAGTCCAAATGGTGCCCGGGCACGCCGCTCCGAAAGAACCGATACACGCATGTCCTCGAGAAACTCGATCTCGCGCACCAATCCGTCTCCCCCGCGCCAGCGGCCAGCCCCGCCAGAACCTGCGCGCAGGGAGAACTGGTGCAGGCGTACGGGAAAACGCGACTCCAGGATTTCGGGATCCGTGATGCGCGTGTTGGTCATATGCGTGTGGACACCCGATGCTCCGTCGAAGCCGTCGCCCGCACCGGCGCCGCCGCCGATCGTTTCGTAATAGCCGAAACGCTCATTGCCAAACGTCAGGTTGTTCATCGTGCCCTGGCTCCCGGAGAGCTTGCCCAGCGCGCCGAGCAGGACATCGACCACGCGTTGGGAGGTCTCGACATTGCCCCCACAAACTGCTGCACCCGCTGACGGCGAGAGCAAGGAACCCTCGGGAATCTCGATCTCGACGGGGCGCAGACAGCCGCTATTGAGCGGGATGTCCTCGCCGACGAGCGCGCGCAGAACATAGATGACCGCTGCAACCGTAACGGCCCGCGGCGCGTTCAGATTTCCCGCTAGCTCAGCGCCCGTGCCTGCAAAATCGATCTTCATGCTTTCACCACGTACGCTCAAGCGAACAGCGATCGGCGTTCCGTCGTCCAGCGCATCTTCGAAGCGGTGTTCACCATCGTCGAGCCGGCCGATTTCCTCGGCCACCTTGGCTGCGGCGTTGTCCTGTACGTGTTGCATGTAAGCGCGCACGACCGGCTCGCCGTAGCGCTCCGACATCTCCCCCAGAAGACGCACACCGATGGTATTCGCGGCAATCTGCGCTTCGAGATCGGCGAGGTTCTCCTGCGGATTGCGGGCTGGATGGGCGGCGCTGCGCAGAGCATCAAACAGAAGTTCTTCGTCGAGCACACCGCCCCGCACGATCCGCAGACCGCGCAGGACCACGCCTTCCTCTTCGAGCGTGCGCGAGAATGGCGGCATCGAACCCGGCGTGATGCCACCGATATCGGCGTGGTGGCCGCGACTCGCGACGAAGAAGCGCAGAATTCCGTCCGCTTCGTGCACGGGCGTCACGACCGTGATGTCGGGAAGATGCGATCCGCCGCCGGCCGGATCATTGGTCGCGAAGACATCGCCCGGCTCCGGGTTCGGGTGGATGCGCAGAACGGCCTGTACCGACTCGCCCATCGCGCCTAGATGCACCGGAATATGCGGCGCATTCGCCACCAGTCCGGCGCCGGAATCAAAGACGGCACACGAAAAATCGAGCCGCTCGCGAATATTGGTCGATAGAGCCGTGCGACGCAGAACGGTACCCATCTGTTCGGCGATCGACATGAACAGATTGTTGAAGATCTCGAGCTGTACGGGATCGACCGACTCGGCCACGCGATCGAGCGACTCGGCCCCCTGGAGATCCGAGAGCGTAATCGCGCCCGAAGCGTCGAGTTCGAGTTCGAAACCGCGATCGACGACAATCGTACCGGTCGCCTCGAGCACGAGGGCCGGGCCGGCGAGTTTCTCGCCCGGTTGCAGATCCTCTCTGCGATGCACCGGTACGCCATCGCACAGGCTTCCCGCACTGAACATGCGAATTCGCTTCTCCGCGGGCACTCCGCTCTGACTTGCGATCGCGGGCGATGAGCCGTGCTGGGCCTGCTTGCCCAGGACTTCGATGCGAGCCACAACGGCTTCCACCGGATGCTGGGCGCGCGCATAACCAAAGCGGCGCCGGTGCAAGACCTCGAATGCTGCGTCGCGATCACGACCGGCTTCCGTCAAAGTGAGCGCGGTCTCGGTTCCGCGATAACGCAGGTCGAGTCTGCGAATCACCTCGATGCGCTCGCGCGCGAAGCCCTCCTCTTTCTGCAGGACTTCCAGGCCCTTCTGCTCCAGGTTCTCGAACGCGGCCTGCAGCTTCGGTTCGAGTTCAGAATCCGCGAGGGAAATCCGGCCCAGATCCAGTTCTCCGTGCCAGGAAACGTCGGCCAAACCCATTCCGTAGGCCGAGAGCACACCGGCGTAGGGGTGGAACACGATCTTGCGCATGCCGAGGCGACGCGCGAGTGCACATGCGTGTTGCCCACCCGCACCGCCAAAAACCACCAGTGCGTAGTCGCGCACGTCATAGCCGCGCGCCACCGACACCTGGCGAATCGCCTGGGCCATGTTCGCGTTCGCGATCTCGAGGAACCCGGAAGCGATCTCCAGATTCGTACGCTCGTGCCCGTGCTCGCGCAGCCTGTCGGCGAGTTCCCCGAGGGCTCGTTCGACCCGTTCTACCTGAAGGGGAAACGGAAAACGTTCGGGCCGTACCCGCCCCAGAGCGATATTGATGTCGGTCACGCTCAACTCGCGCGCGTCCGGATGTCCGTAACACAGCGGCCCGGGGGATGCCCCAGCACTTTCTGGTCCGACCGAGAAGCGATAGCCATCGTAGCGACAGATCGACCCGCCCCCCGCCGCCACAGTGTGGATCGCCATCATGGGCGCACGCACACGCACCCCTGCAGTCTCGGTTTCGTACACGCGTTCGAACTCGCCATCGAAGCGCGAAACATCGGTCGACGTGCCTCCCATGTCGAAGCCGATCGCCCCCGCCAGGCCCGCTTCACGCGCCACGTGTGCGTACGCAACC
Encoded proteins:
- a CDS encoding DNA polymerase II, with protein sequence MSHTGFILHPGQRIASTREFATSAKRTGRVPVIQLFGRLSGGEVFLIEETRFRPYFFVHEEAAHLLEREHDVTLEATELRSLSGRALTRVVARMPGEIPRLRERIESMGQQAYEADIRFPYRFLCDRGVGVGVEIAGEPEILAGGLLRFLNPEIRAADVQPELSVLSIDIETTSDASRVHSVALVGAGADEVLIVSDTPVEAAVVCSDEAELLSRAAESVRRIDPDVITGWNVVDFDLRVLATRARAKHIRFDVGRIPGPIDLQRDGSYTRQSRADIPGRIVLDGMNLVRDAFISLEDFSLETAARTLLGRGKLIQPHDGDRGAEIQRQYREERDAFVEYNREDAKLVLDILEQEALLDLAIERSRLCGMQLDRVGASIASFDRLYLPRLRAHGYVAPSVDRERKSARVQGGAVMDSQAGLYENVAVYDFRSLYPSLMRTFNLDPLAHAQPGERPIRAPNGAAFSRTEAILPEILEGFLKRRARAKRRGDRHADLAIKIMMNALFGVMGAASCRFFDPAVANAITGFGQDMLARTRRLFEDEGVRVLYGDTDSVFVALSEKANPEIVRKQAESLLERTQAQLSAQIREQYDVEPRFELELERIYSRFFMPTVRGGKQGSKKRYAGLVDDELRVVGLEAVRRDWPAVARRLQLGILERVFRDQSAIPFVREIVRQVRAGELDRELVIRKGLRKGSVERYTARTAPHVEAARRAGGRVGRVVRYVITRSGPEPVLPGLEFPKDPDREHYVEKVLRPLADAILPFVGGNFDEAIGAPHQLELL
- a CDS encoding 5-oxoprolinase produces the protein MASGRWEFWIDRGGTFTDCLGRDPEDGRLRVAKVLSSDRAPLDGMRQILSLAPDAPIPPCDIRMGTTIATNALLERKGADCALLITRGFRDLLRIGTQARPHIFDLQIVQPEVLYREVLEVDARCDASGRVLQRPDVGELRARLAAVRGSGIDSLAIVLLHAYRSFDLERELGEAARELGFAHVALSHEVAAEIGMLGRGDTTCVDAYLTPLIRDYVRTLEAELPGSRLRIMQSSGGLTDTQRFRGPHAILSGPAGGVVAYAHVAREAGLAGAIGFDMGGTSTDVSRFDGEFERVYETETAGVRVRAPMMAIHTVAAGGGSICRYDGYRFSVGPESAGASPGPLCYGHPDARELSVTDINIALGRVRPERFPFPLQVERVERALGELADRLREHGHERTNLEIASGFLEIANANMAQAIRQVSVARGYDVRDYALVVFGGAGGQHACALARRLGMRKIVFHPYAGVLSAYGMGLADVSWHGELDLGRISLADSELEPKLQAAFENLEQKGLEVLQKEEGFARERIEVIRRLDLRYRGTETALTLTEAGRDRDAAFEVLHRRRFGYARAQHPVEAVVARIEVLGKQAQHGSSPAIASQSGVPAEKRIRMFSAGSLCDGVPVHRREDLQPGEKLAGPALVLEATGTIVVDRGFELELDASGAITLSDLQGAESLDRVAESVDPVQLEIFNNLFMSIAEQMGTVLRRTALSTNIRERLDFSCAVFDSGAGLVANAPHIPVHLGAMGESVQAVLRIHPNPEPGDVFATNDPAGGGSHLPDITVVTPVHEADGILRFFVASRGHHADIGGITPGSMPPFSRTLEEEGVVLRGLRIVRGGVLDEELLFDALRSAAHPARNPQENLADLEAQIAANTIGVRLLGEMSERYGEPVVRAYMQHVQDNAAAKVAEEIGRLDDGEHRFEDALDDGTPIAVRLSVRGESMKIDFAGTGAELAGNLNAPRAVTVAAVIYVLRALVGEDIPLNSGCLRPVEIEIPEGSLLSPSAGAAVCGGNVETSQRVVDVLLGALGKLSGSQGTMNNLTFGNERFGYYETIGGGAGAGDGFDGASGVHTHMTNTRITDPEILESRFPVRLHQFSLRAGSGGAGRWRGGDGLVREIEFLEDMRVSVLSERRARAPFGLKGGREGLPGRNLCDESELPGKTSLEVPAGGIVRIETPGGGGFGEPKS